The following are encoded together in the Mus musculus strain NOD/MrkTac chromosome 17 genomic contig, GRCm38.p6 alternate locus group NOD/MrkTac MMCHR17_NOD_IDD1 genome:
- the H2-Oa gene encoding histocompatibility 2, O region alpha locus precursor (The RefSeq protein has 1 substitution compared to this genomic sequence), translating to MVLFVELVPVLLTAMSFLSPRGVRAIKADHMGSYGPAFYQSYDASGQFTHEFDGEQIFSVDLKNEEVVWRLPEFGDFAHSDFQSGLMSISMIKAHLDILVERSNRTRAVSVPPRVTVLPKTRVELGKPNVLICIVDDIFPPVINVTWLRNSQPITKGVAQTSFYSQPNHRFRKFHYLTFVPSAEDVYDCKVEHWGLDTPLLQHWEPQVLTPPPDTIETLICGLGLVLGLMGCLLGTVLMITGTRRPSIRR from the exons ATGGTCCTTTTTGTGGAGCTGGTCCCGGTACTCCTAACCGTAATGAGCTTCCTGAGTCCCCGAGGAGTAAGGGCCATCAAGG CCGACCACATGGGCTCCTATGGACCGGCCTTCTACCAATCTTACGACGCTTCTGGACAGTTCACACACGAATTTGACGGGGAACAAATTTTCTCCGTGGATCTGAAGAACGAGGAGGTCGTGTGGCGTCTGCCTGAGTTTGGAGACTTCGCCCACTCGGACTTTCAGAGTGGGCTGATGAGCATTTCCATGATCAAAGCTCATCTGGACATCTTGGTGGAACGCTCCAACCGAACCAGAGCCGTCAGCG TGCCTCCCAGAGTGACCGTGCTCCCCAAGACTCGTGTGGAGCTCGGAAAGCCCAACGTCCTCATCTGCATCGTGGATGATATCTTCCCGCCTGTGATCAATGTCACCTGGCTGCGCAACAGCCAGCCCATCACTAAGGGAGTGGCCCAGACCAGCTTCTACTCTCAGCCTAACCACAGGTTCCGGAAGTTCCACTACCTGACCTTCGTGCCCTCTGCGGAGGATGTGTACGACTGCAAGGTGGAACACTGGGGCCTGGATACACCGCTCCTCCAGCACTGGG AGCCCCAAGTGCTTACCCCACCACCGGACACCATAGAGACCCTGATCTGTGGCCTGGGCCTGGTTCTCGGCCTTATGGGCTGCCTCCTGGGCACCGTGCTCATGATCACAGGCACACGCAGGCCCAGTATCCGCAG GTAA